One genomic window of Punica granatum isolate Tunisia-2019 chromosome 1, ASM765513v2, whole genome shotgun sequence includes the following:
- the LOC116201695 gene encoding protein NRT1/ PTR FAMILY 7.3 isoform X1, with protein sequence MACLEVCMEGNFKGEKEENTLDGTVDWKGQPAIKGKTGQWVAGAIVLLNQGLATLAFFGVGVNLVLFLTRVLGQNNADAANSVSKWTGTVYIFSLVGAFLSDSYWGRYKTCAIFQVIFVIGLVSLSLSSYMFLIRPRGCGDEQTPCGSHSSLEVGMFYLSSYLVALGNGGYQPNIATFGADQFDEEDPREGHSKVAFFSYFYLSLNLGSLFSNTILSYFEDEGMWALGFWVSAGSAFAALVLFLMGSTRYRHFRPSGNPIARFCQVLVAATKKWRVQMPEGGKGLYAEDSKDCPPNGSRKMLHTHGFKFLDRAAYITSRDLQDQKQGSSSLWLICPISQVEEVKCILRLLPIWLCTIIYSVVFTQMASLFVEQGAAMKTTISNFRIPPASMSSFDILSVALFIFLYRRVLDPLACRLRKRDSKGLTELQRMGIGLVIAVLAMVSAGIVECYRLKYAQKSCTHCEGSSSLSIFWQVPQYAFIGASEVFMYVGQLEFFNAQAPDGLKSFGSALCMTSISLGNYVSSLLVTMVMKISTEDHMPGWIPGNLNRGHLDRFYFLLAALTTIDLVVYIACAKWYRCIKREGKCEQEEDEEDEFDV encoded by the exons ATGGCCTGCTTAGAAGTGTGCATGGAG GGTAATTTCAAAggggagaaagaagagaacaCCCTTGATGGAACCGTTGATTGGAAGGGACAACCTGCGATCAAGGGCAAAACAGGGCAGTGGGTTGCTGGAGCTATCGTCCTGT TGAACCAAGGACTGGCAACCTTAGCATTCTTCGGAGTCGGGGTAAACCTGGTGCTGTTCCTGACGAGGGTGCTTGGCCAGAACAATGCTGATGCTGCTAATAGTGTGAGCAAGTGGACGGGAACGGTTTACATCTTCTCTCTAGTCGGCGCGTTTTTGAGTGATTCCTACTGGGGAAGATACAAGACTTGTGCTATTTTCCAAGTCATCTTTGTCATA GGATTGGTGTCCTTGTCACTTTCATCGTACATGTTCTTGATCCGACCACGAGGCTGCGGGGACGAGCAGACTCCGTGCGGTTCCCACTCGAGCCTTGAAGTCGGGATGTTCTACCTCTCCAGCTATCTCGTTGCTCTAGGCAATGGGGGTTACCAACCCAACATTGCCACCTTCGGAGCAGACCAGTTCGACGAGGAAGACCCCAGGGAAGGTCACTCGAAGGTGGCCTTTTTCAGCTACTTCTACCTGTCGCTGAACCTCGGGTCCCTATTCTCAAACACCATACTGAGCTACTTCGAGGACGAAGGGATGTGGGCCCTCGGGTTCTGGGTCTCTGCCGGATCTGCATTCGCAGCCCTGGTCCTCTTCCTTATGGGGAGTACTCGGTATCGGCACTTTAGGCCGAGTGGGAACCCGATTGCTCGATTTTGCCAAGTGCTTGTTGCTGCAACAAAGAAGTGGAGAGTTCAAATGCCAGAAGGCGGGAAGGGCTTGTACGCCGAAGACAGCAAGGACTGCCCTCCTAATGGCAGCCGAAAGATGCTCCACACCCACGGGTTCAA GTTCCTGGATAGAGCGGCCTATATTACATCAAGGGATTTACAGGACCAGAAACAGGGCAGTTCGAGCCTGTGGTTGATCTGCCCGATTAGCCAAGTTGAAGAAGTCAAGTGCATTCTCAGATTGCTCCCTATCTGGCTCTGCACGATCATATACTCAGTCGTGTTCACGCAGATGGCCTCCCTCTTCGTGGAGCAAGGTGCCGCCATGAAAACAACCATCTCCAACTTCCGGATCCCCCCAGCGAGTATGTCTAGCTTTGATATCCTGAGTGTGGCACTGTTCATCTTCCTGTACCGGCGAGTCCTTGATCCTCTTGCTTGTCGGTTAAGGAAGAGAGACTCTAAGGGGCTCACAGAGCTACAGAGAATGGGGATTGGACTCGTGATCGCAGTACTAGCAATGGTCTCCGCAGGGATTGTCGAGTGCTACAGGCTCAAGTATGCCCAGAAGTCTTGCACCCATTGTGAGGGATCGAGCTCACTGAGCATCTTCTGGCAGGTTCCGCAGTACGCCTTCATTGGAGCGTCCGAGGTCTTCATGTATGTTGGGCAGCTCGAGTTCTTCAATGCACAGGCACCGGACGGGCTGAAGAGCTTTGGGAGTGCTCTCTGCATGACCTCAATCTCACTCGGGAACTACGTTAGCAGCCTCCTCGTGACCATGGTGATGAAGATCTCTACCGAGGACCACATGCCCGGGTGGATCCCTGGGAACCTCAACAGGGGCCACCTCGACAGATTTT
- the LOC116192588 gene encoding uncharacterized protein LOC116192588, producing MSCLQAAALKPLLYVNKDRLSCTSCPSPVVQVTLLNRSSRTSLRLSSKEFTCRQFVPVLKHRLHSPMLKDRQLVPFGLFGGKGKSEEGNEGSAWKSLEKAMGSFGKNQSIEDVLRQQIEKQEFFDDGNTGGKPPRQGGGGGGDLGGTEDEGFAGILDETLQVVLATLGFIFLYVYIISGEELTRLAKDYIKFLFGGSKSVRLRRAMYKWGRFYKRLTEKKEVDPYWLEREIINTTTWWDSPDKYRHLLRSSNESSHQESSDESSHQEPRYDEEFLTFEQLPS from the exons ATGAGTTGTCTTCAAGCTGCTGCTCTCAAGCCATTGCTTTATGTCAATAAAGATAGGCTGTCATGTACTTCTTGTCCCAGCCCAGTTGTTCAAGTAACCCTTTTGAACCGATCCTCGAGAACATCCTTGAGATTATCTTCAAAGGAATTCACGTGCCGGCAATTTGTGCCAGTGCTGAAGCACCGGCTGCACTCTCCCATGTTAAAGGACCGTCAACTGGTACCTTTTGGCTTATTTGGTGGTAAAGGGAAGTCAGAAGAGGGGAATGAG GGTTCAGCATGGAAAAGTCTCGAGAAGGCAATGGGAAGTTTTGGTAAGAATCAGTCAATAGAAGACGTGTTGCGtcagcaaattgaaaaacaagaaTTCTTTGATGATGGCAACACTGGTGGAAAACCACCACGGCAAGGTGGTGGAGGCGGCGGTGATTTGGGTGGAACTGAGGATGAGGGCTTTGCTGGAATACTGGATGAGACATTGCAAGTGGTTCTAGCAACCCttggttttatttttctg TATGTGTATATCATCTCCGGAGAAGAGCTGACTCGACTGGCGAAGGATTATATCAAGTTCCTTTTTGGAGGGAGCAAGAGTGTTCGTCTAAGGAGAGCAATGTACAAGTGGGGGAGGTTCTACAAAAGGCTGACAGAGAAGAAGGAAGTCGATCCGTACTGGCTGGAAAGAGAGATCATCAACACGACGACTTGGTGGGACAGCCCCGATAAGTACAGGCACTTGTTGAGGTCATCCAATGAGAGTTCTCACCAGGAATCATCCGATGAGAGTTCTCACCAGGAACCACGATACGATGAAGAGTTTTTGACTTTTGAGCAACTCCCATCTTAG
- the LOC116192587 gene encoding patatin-like protein 2 has protein sequence METVVSSLQPPRYGKLITILSIDGGGIRGIIPGVILAFLESELQKLDGEDARLADYFDIIAGTSTGGLIAGMLTAPNNKNRPLIAAKDITSFYIDHGPKIFPRHSPPLGSATKIVRTMFGPKYNGKYLHKLLKQRLGESRLRHALTNVVIPTFDIKQLQPTIFSSYELKKNASLDALLSDICIGTSAAPTYLPAHYFTTKSSIGPEREFNLIDGGVAANNPTIVAISEVTKEITRGNSEFGDKMQPLDYAQFLVLSLGTGSSKAEKKYSAEKAAKWGVLGWLTTGGSTPLVDVFTQASADMVDIHVSTVFQALHSNNYLRIQDDTLSGNVASVDMSTKENMKNLVKVGEGLIKKPVSRVNLESGAFEPLNQGTNEEALKRLAKILSEEKKLREAKSQP, from the exons ATGGAAACCGTAGTGTCATCATTACAACCTCCGCGCTACGGAAAGCTAATAACCATTCTTAGCATCGATGGTGGTGGAATACGGGGGATTATACCGGGAGTAATCCTTGCATTCCTTGAGTCTGAACTACAG AAACTGGATGGTGAAGATGCCAGACTTGCAGATTATTTCGACATCATTGCCGGCACGAGCACAGGTGGCCTTATCGCCGGCATGCTTACTGCCCCAAACAACAAGAACCGTCCACTTATCGCCGCTAAAGACATCACGTCTTTCTATATCGATCATGGTCCCAAGATCTTCCCACGACACAG TCCTCCTCTTGGTAGTGCAACCAAGATCGTTAGAACCATGTTTGGACCGAAATACAACGGGAAGTACTTACACAAACTTCTCAAGCAAAGGTTAGGAGAGTCTCGACTGCGTCATGCACTGACTAATGTCGTGATCCCAACTTTCGATATCAAGCAGCTCCAGCCCACCATCTTCTCCAGCTACGAG CTGAAGAAGAATGCTTCATTGGATGCTCTCTTATCGGATATATGCATCGGAACATCAGCTGCTCCAACTTATCTCCCAGCTCATTATTTCACCACGAAAAGCTCGATCGGACCAGAGAGGGAGTTCAATCTTATCGATGGTGGTGTTGCTGCTAATAATCCG ACGATAGTGGCCATAAGTGAGGTGACCAAGGAGATCACCCGTGGAAACTCAGAGTTTGGTGACAAGATGCAGCCCTTGGATTATGCCCAATTCTTGGTGCTTTCCTTGGGCACGGGCTCGTCCAAGGCTGAAAAGAAGTACAGTGCTGAGAAGGCGGCCAAATGGGGAGTCCTAGGATGGCTGACGACCGGCGGCAGCACTCCTCTTGTGGATGTCTTCACTCAGGCCAGTGCCGATATGGTCGATATCCATGTCTCCACGGTCTTCCAGGCTCTTCATTCCAATAATTACCTCCGCATTCAG GATGATACGTTAAGTGGGAACGTAGCTTCTGTGGACATGAGCACGAAGGAAAACATGAAGAATCTGGTCAAAGTTGGTGAGGGGCTCATTAAGAAACCGGTCTCAAGGGTCAACTTGGAGAGTGGTGCCTTTGAGCCTCTTAATCAAGGAACCAATGAAGAGGCTCTCAAAAG GTTGGCAAAAATCCTTTCCGAGGAGAAGAAGCTTCGGGAAGCAAAATCCCAGCCTTAA
- the LOC116201695 gene encoding protein NRT1/ PTR FAMILY 7.3 isoform X2 — protein MRTDRMNQGLATLAFFGVGVNLVLFLTRVLGQNNADAANSVSKWTGTVYIFSLVGAFLSDSYWGRYKTCAIFQVIFVIGLVSLSLSSYMFLIRPRGCGDEQTPCGSHSSLEVGMFYLSSYLVALGNGGYQPNIATFGADQFDEEDPREGHSKVAFFSYFYLSLNLGSLFSNTILSYFEDEGMWALGFWVSAGSAFAALVLFLMGSTRYRHFRPSGNPIARFCQVLVAATKKWRVQMPEGGKGLYAEDSKDCPPNGSRKMLHTHGFKFLDRAAYITSRDLQDQKQGSSSLWLICPISQVEEVKCILRLLPIWLCTIIYSVVFTQMASLFVEQGAAMKTTISNFRIPPASMSSFDILSVALFIFLYRRVLDPLACRLRKRDSKGLTELQRMGIGLVIAVLAMVSAGIVECYRLKYAQKSCTHCEGSSSLSIFWQVPQYAFIGASEVFMYVGQLEFFNAQAPDGLKSFGSALCMTSISLGNYVSSLLVTMVMKISTEDHMPGWIPGNLNRGHLDRFYFLLAALTTIDLVVYIACAKWYRCIKREGKCEQEEDEEDEFDV, from the exons ATGCGAACAGATAGAA TGAACCAAGGACTGGCAACCTTAGCATTCTTCGGAGTCGGGGTAAACCTGGTGCTGTTCCTGACGAGGGTGCTTGGCCAGAACAATGCTGATGCTGCTAATAGTGTGAGCAAGTGGACGGGAACGGTTTACATCTTCTCTCTAGTCGGCGCGTTTTTGAGTGATTCCTACTGGGGAAGATACAAGACTTGTGCTATTTTCCAAGTCATCTTTGTCATA GGATTGGTGTCCTTGTCACTTTCATCGTACATGTTCTTGATCCGACCACGAGGCTGCGGGGACGAGCAGACTCCGTGCGGTTCCCACTCGAGCCTTGAAGTCGGGATGTTCTACCTCTCCAGCTATCTCGTTGCTCTAGGCAATGGGGGTTACCAACCCAACATTGCCACCTTCGGAGCAGACCAGTTCGACGAGGAAGACCCCAGGGAAGGTCACTCGAAGGTGGCCTTTTTCAGCTACTTCTACCTGTCGCTGAACCTCGGGTCCCTATTCTCAAACACCATACTGAGCTACTTCGAGGACGAAGGGATGTGGGCCCTCGGGTTCTGGGTCTCTGCCGGATCTGCATTCGCAGCCCTGGTCCTCTTCCTTATGGGGAGTACTCGGTATCGGCACTTTAGGCCGAGTGGGAACCCGATTGCTCGATTTTGCCAAGTGCTTGTTGCTGCAACAAAGAAGTGGAGAGTTCAAATGCCAGAAGGCGGGAAGGGCTTGTACGCCGAAGACAGCAAGGACTGCCCTCCTAATGGCAGCCGAAAGATGCTCCACACCCACGGGTTCAA GTTCCTGGATAGAGCGGCCTATATTACATCAAGGGATTTACAGGACCAGAAACAGGGCAGTTCGAGCCTGTGGTTGATCTGCCCGATTAGCCAAGTTGAAGAAGTCAAGTGCATTCTCAGATTGCTCCCTATCTGGCTCTGCACGATCATATACTCAGTCGTGTTCACGCAGATGGCCTCCCTCTTCGTGGAGCAAGGTGCCGCCATGAAAACAACCATCTCCAACTTCCGGATCCCCCCAGCGAGTATGTCTAGCTTTGATATCCTGAGTGTGGCACTGTTCATCTTCCTGTACCGGCGAGTCCTTGATCCTCTTGCTTGTCGGTTAAGGAAGAGAGACTCTAAGGGGCTCACAGAGCTACAGAGAATGGGGATTGGACTCGTGATCGCAGTACTAGCAATGGTCTCCGCAGGGATTGTCGAGTGCTACAGGCTCAAGTATGCCCAGAAGTCTTGCACCCATTGTGAGGGATCGAGCTCACTGAGCATCTTCTGGCAGGTTCCGCAGTACGCCTTCATTGGAGCGTCCGAGGTCTTCATGTATGTTGGGCAGCTCGAGTTCTTCAATGCACAGGCACCGGACGGGCTGAAGAGCTTTGGGAGTGCTCTCTGCATGACCTCAATCTCACTCGGGAACTACGTTAGCAGCCTCCTCGTGACCATGGTGATGAAGATCTCTACCGAGGACCACATGCCCGGGTGGATCCCTGGGAACCTCAACAGGGGCCACCTCGACAGATTTT